The nucleotide window CGTTCGAGCCGGAGCCCGCGCCGCCCGTGCGCGACCGGCTGGAGCAGCTCCGCTCGCGCGTGGCCACGAATCCAGAGGACGCAGAAGCGCGCGACGCGCTGATCGACCTCCTCCACGAGCGCGGGGCGCACGACGAGGTGCCGCGCATCCTGGACGAGGCACACCGCGCGCTCGCCGCGCACGGGCTTTTTGGCGAGGCGGTGGGGCCGATCTCGCAGCTGATCCGCCTCAACCCCGGCGAGGGGCACCTCCTGCAGAAGCGGGTGGAGTACGCCTTCAGGTCCGGCGATCGCTCGGCGATGGTGGATGGGTACCTGGCGCTCGCCCGCTTCTTTGAGACGGGCGGCTCGCGCGACAAGGCGCGCGCCGTCTACGGGCGGGTGCTGGAGATCGAGGCGTACAACCCCGAAGCCCGCGGCGCGCTGGAGGCAATGGACGACGCCGCGCGCCGCGCCCGGACCGCCGCGCCTCCACCCCCGCCTCCTCCTCCGCCGCCCCCGTCCGCCCCCGCGAACGAGTACGTGGACCTGGGCGCGCTCATCCTGGGTGACGACGACGAGCGTGCACCGACTACGCGCTTCATCGTCGAGGAAAAGGAGCCCACGGGCGACGAGGATCGTGACTTCGCGGACATGCTGGCCCACTTCCGCCAAAAGGTCGCGGAGAACATCGAGGCCGAGGACTCCGCCAGCCACTACGACCTGGGGCTCGCCTTCAAGGAGATGGGGCTGATCGACGAGGCGATCGCCGAGTTCCAGGTGGCGCTGCGCGGCGGGGCCAACCCGCTGGCCACGCTGGAGGTGCTGGGGCAGTGCTTCGTCGAGAAGGCGCAGTACCCGGTCGCGACCCGCGTGCTGGAGCGCGCCCTGCGCCTTCCCAGCGTGGCCGACGCGGAGCTGGTGGGCGTGCTCTACCTCCTCGGCCGCAGCCATGAGGCGCTTGGGAACTCCGCGCAGGCGGTGGAGCTGTACGAGCGCGTCCTCTCGGTGGACATCCGCTTTCGCGACGCGGCGGGGCGCGCGGATGCGCTGCGTGGCGCCGGGCGGGCGCCGGGTTTTTGACACCACCGTGCGCCGCGGTTAGGTTGCCGCGTTCCGGCAGGTAAATCCAGGGCTCACACAGGCATGACGCTGCGCACGGCACCGCCCCGCCTTTCCGACGTCCAGGCCCCCATCCGCGAACGGCTCGACGCCGTGGTGGACGAGATCCGGCGCATCGTCGTCTCGGACTTCGCTCCCGTGGAGGAGGTCAACGCGTACCTCGCCAAGATCCGCGGGAAGCTCTTCCGCCCGGGGCTCCTCCTGCTGTGCGACGAGCTGGAGGGGCGTCCCTCCGAGCGCGCCGAGACGCTGGCGGCCATCGTGGAGCTGGTGCACCTGGCCACGCTGGTGCACGACGACGCGGTGGACCACTCGGTGCTGCGCCGCGGGATGCCCACGGTCAACGCCCTCTGGAGCCACCAGGTCGCCATCATCATGGGCGACTACCTGTACTCGCGCTCCATCACCGAGATCACGCGGCTGGGCGAGATCGAGCCGATCCGCGTCCTGGCCGACGCGGCCAACGCGATGACGGTGGGGGAGATGCGGCAGCTCTCCTCGCACGACGCGCTGGACTTCAGCGAGGCGGACTACTACCGGCTCATCGACAGCAAGACGGCCTCGCTGATGGCGGCCGCGTGCGAGCTGGGCGCGCTCACGGGCGCCCCGGAGCACCGCGAGCAGCTTCGCACGTTTGGGCGTGAGCTGGGGCTCGCCTTCCAGATCGCGGACGACCTGCTGGACTACACGGCCGACTCGGAGCAGACCGGGAAGCCGAGCGGGCTGGACCTGCGCGAGCACAAGGTGACGCTGCCGCTGATCGCCACTCTGCCGCGGCTCTCCGCGGCGGAGCAGGGCGACGTGGAGGAGCTCTTCGGCGCCGCGGAGCCCACCGACGAGCAGATCGCGCGGGTGGTGGAGTTGGTGGGCGCGCACGGCGGGCTGGACTACGCGCGCCAGGCGGCGCTGGAGTGCGCGGCGCGCGCGGAGGAGGCGCTGGAGGGGCTGCCGGAGGGTCCCGCGCTCGACGCGCTGCGGGCGAGCATCGCCCACGCGGTGGAGCGGCGCCGTTGACGGCACCGCATTTGCCAGCGTGGGCGCGGGGTCCGAGTGGTGCAACCGTTCACGGGGGTCGGGGAGAGGTGAGATGAACGTGGTGACACGCCGGCGCGCGGGGCGCCTGCTCCTGGTGGTGCTGATGGGGATGATCCTGGGAGCGCTCCTCTCGGAGCTGGTCGTCCGCTTCACGCCGGACAGCACGGCGCGAACCTTTTTCACCACCTCCGTATCGGCCGCCTTCGGGCCGCTGGTGGTGGACCTGGTGGCGTTCGGCATCACGCTCGGGCCCGTGGTGTTCCGCCTCGACTTCATGAGCGTGCTGGGCGTGCTCGTGGTTGCCCTCGCGGCGCGCACCTGGCTGTAGCGCCTCGCCAGGCTTGATCTTTCAGGAAGCGCGCGAGCCACGGTTCGCGCGCTTCCTGTTTCACGGAACTGCATTTCTCACACAGAGACACAGAGGAAACCGAGAGAAAAGCAGGAGGGAGTCTCTGTGCCCTTGTAGTCCACTCTGCGTCTCTGTGTGATGCTTTTCTCATGGCCGCTGACTCGTTCCTGACCCTAGCGGGCGAAGGCGTGGCGCAGACCCGCGTCAAAGGCTCCACCTTTTTCGCGCTGGCGGCGCCCGCGGCGGACGAGGCGGAGGCCCGCGCGCGTCTGGCGGCGCGCGAGCGCGAGATGTGGGACGCCACGCACCACTGCAACGCGTGGAGGATGCGAGGCGGGACCCACCGCGCCAACGACGCGGGGGAGCCCTCCGGGAGCGCCGGCGCGCCGATCCTGGCCGCCATCGACGGCGCGGGGGTGACGGACTGCATCGTGATCGTCACCCGCTACTACGGCGGCACCAAGCTGGGCGTGGGCGGACTGGTGCGCGCCTACGGTGACGCGGCCGCCGAGGCGCTCGCCGCCGCGCCGCGCCGCGTGGGGACCGTCGCTGTGCGCCTCACCCTGCGCTATCCGTACGAGCACACCTCAGCGGTGATGCGGGCGCTGGAACGGGCCGGCGCCGCGGAGGTGGAGCACGGTTATGCCCCCGAGGGGAACGCGGGGACGGTGGAGATGAGCGTCCCCGCGGGGGCGGAAGCCACGCTCCGCGAAGAGCTTACGGAGACCACCGCGGGCGTCGTCGCGCCCCTCGTCGTAGGACAGGGTGTGCTCTTTCGGAACGCGGGCAGTTGAGCGGCGTATTCATCTGACGTTCCTGCGGACGGCGGCCATTCCACCGCCGCCCGCCGCCGTGCGGGGAGGCCCCGCCCGTTCCGCCGGCCGCGCCCGCGTCCGCCACGGCATCGCCCTGAGGGAGAGTCGCGCATGGAGGGATCCGTGTTGGCGGAACCCATCATGGACCGCTTGCGGAAGCAATTCCCGGCGTACCACGACACCGCTTACCTCTTCGTCCTCGCCGCCCTCCACTTCACCATCGAGCGGGTGGGGGAGGCGCGCCACATCAGCGGCCGCGAGCTGG belongs to Longimicrobium sp. and includes:
- a CDS encoding tetratricopeptide repeat protein, encoding MANIGKLRDQARAYEQRDQWREAIGAYRQILESPEGGEVDIALWNRIGDMHLRLNETDRAVEAYEAAVSAYVEVGLYNNAIALCRKILRLVPGRINTYRRLGQISAAKGFLADARQNFLEYADRMRRAGKLKESFEGLKEFADLSPDDTEVRRLLADQLLAHGERNEAVVQLRTLLGPLLRLGDAEAADAVRAQIREIDALASTEPLAQATEAAASDDFGVYDTGNVQVAEPAAPEPPARADTPAGFEIGAAIDADDGPVELPSIEGLEVSMDFSRPDAAPAPVQEEPREEEDDLPLLDFDAAPDPAAYGEVSLDVPDEQDGEPLPLIDDEDEDALPMLDMGSDFGAVELPTFEPEPAPPVRDRLEQLRSRVATNPEDAEARDALIDLLHERGAHDEVPRILDEAHRALAAHGLFGEAVGPISQLIRLNPGEGHLLQKRVEYAFRSGDRSAMVDGYLALARFFETGGSRDKARAVYGRVLEIEAYNPEARGALEAMDDAARRARTAAPPPPPPPPPPPSAPANEYVDLGALILGDDDERAPTTRFIVEEKEPTGDEDRDFADMLAHFRQKVAENIEAEDSASHYDLGLAFKEMGLIDEAIAEFQVALRGGANPLATLEVLGQCFVEKAQYPVATRVLERALRLPSVADAELVGVLYLLGRSHEALGNSAQAVELYERVLSVDIRFRDAAGRADALRGAGRAPGF
- a CDS encoding polyprenyl synthetase family protein, which gives rise to MTLRTAPPRLSDVQAPIRERLDAVVDEIRRIVVSDFAPVEEVNAYLAKIRGKLFRPGLLLLCDELEGRPSERAETLAAIVELVHLATLVHDDAVDHSVLRRGMPTVNALWSHQVAIIMGDYLYSRSITEITRLGEIEPIRVLADAANAMTVGEMRQLSSHDALDFSEADYYRLIDSKTASLMAAACELGALTGAPEHREQLRTFGRELGLAFQIADDLLDYTADSEQTGKPSGLDLREHKVTLPLIATLPRLSAAEQGDVEELFGAAEPTDEQIARVVELVGAHGGLDYARQAALECAARAEEALEGLPEGPALDALRASIAHAVERRR
- a CDS encoding YigZ family protein, with translation MAADSFLTLAGEGVAQTRVKGSTFFALAAPAADEAEARARLAAREREMWDATHHCNAWRMRGGTHRANDAGEPSGSAGAPILAAIDGAGVTDCIVIVTRYYGGTKLGVGGLVRAYGDAAAEALAAAPRRVGTVAVRLTLRYPYEHTSAVMRALERAGAAEVEHGYAPEGNAGTVEMSVPAGAEATLREELTETTAGVVAPLVVGQGVLFRNAGS